The Pseudophryne corroboree isolate aPseCor3 chromosome 2, aPseCor3.hap2, whole genome shotgun sequence genome has a segment encoding these proteins:
- the LOC135050852 gene encoding toll-like receptor 8, which translates to MLFNLLSEALIIYIYIGLCIANADNRTFPCTIEENNSSVVFDCHARRLKNVPSPITYLANSVQLLLSENYLQTIPNTAFRKWHNLTKLDLSSNYKQYNTNPCEVRLVIGDKTFTNLTTLKQLIIDNNNLHKIPTGLPISLSQLSLRYNNISSVNKKSFSQVKLLKELYLDHNCYYGNSCPGVFEIQDEPFFQLQELTVLSLSYNNLAKVPPKLPSSLKELYLSSNKINVIDREDFISLTNLEILHLSGNCPRCFNSRFPCKPCVGQTSLKIHPYAFQNLNKLLELNLGNASLTSVSSLWFLNTTRLKVLNLARNYLVKEMASADFLVHLPYLQKLDLSFNYEIRKYFKYINLSDNFSKLLSLQELHIEGYVFQEITSNNIAPLSHISTLNIINFGVNFIRQVDLKVFQKFKNLTLIYLSDNRISPYSERGNQSRRFKRSTSQNIQRRSTNDDVVHTASFTETVNWSGQIIKPLCSLYGKTLDLSSNSIFYIAPEEFSSLSDVACVNLSHNYIDQNLNGTEFIYLSNVTYLDLSYNKLDFDSSTAFKELPKLKGLDLSHNSKYFVEAAVTHNLQFIHNLPSLEVLNLSWNGISTLTEYEMNSISLKELRFSGNRLDVMWSNWNQRYLDIFKNFTNLSILDLSRNRLVTLPEKIVANFPANLTELYLNHNIISFWEWKTLEYIQYLELLDLSYNRLTTLYNGIYKYTSSLQRLLLSNNLISSLPDGFLYKAYSLTALDLSYNHIQNINKSVFLFGKYNYLKVLWVKGNPFDCTCEIVDFLQWIRTNNVTIPLLATDVRCAVPDYRKAKSIIYFDIHACSLDATSLMLFFMSFSAIVLIIILSTMKHLFYWDVWYVYHWCMAKLKLNKVRNSEKLYDAFITYDETDPAVTDWVFNELCYQLEVKGEKHILLCLEERDWEPGKAVIDNIIESINQSKKTVFVLTKKYVKSGKFRTAFYLAMQKLMDENMDVIVIVLLQPVLQQSQYLRLRKKICSSSILEWPKNPHAEDFFWQTMKNVLVTENSSRYNNLYTASVAT; encoded by the coding sequence ATGCTGTTTAATCTGCTATCTGAAGCTCTAATAATCTACATTTACATTGGATTATGCATTGCAAATGCAGACAACAGAACCTTTCCATGCACAATTGAAGAAAATAACTCAtcagttgtttttgactgtcatgcaCGACGGCTGAAAAACGTTCCATCTCCCATCACCTACTTGGCTAACTCTGTACAGCTGCTGCTGTCTGAAAATTATCTGCAGACTATACCAAATACTGCCTTTCGGAAATGGCATAATTTAACAAAATTAGATTTAAGCTCAAATTACAAACAGTACAATACTAATCCCTGTGAAGTAAGGCTAGTAATTGGGGATAAAACATTCACCAACCTAACAACACTGAAACAGCTAATAATTGATAACAATAATTTGCACAAAATACCCACTGGACTGCCCATTTCACTATCTCAATTAAGCTTACGGTATAATAATATTTCCTCGGTCAACAAAAAAAGTTTCTCACAAGTCAAACTCCTCAAGGAGCTGTACCTGGATCATAACTGTTACTATGGTAATAGCTGTCCGGGAGTTTTTGAGATCCAAGATGAACCATTTTTTCAATTACAAGAGTTAACCGTTTtgtctttgtcgtataacaacttaGCCAAAGTTCCCCCAAAACTGCCATCATCCCTAAAAGAACTTTATTTGAGCAGTAACAAAATAAATGTTATTGACAGAGAAGATTTCATCAGTCTAACTAATTTGGAAATCCTACATTTAAGTGGTAACTGCCCAAGATGTTTCAATTCTCGTTTCCCATGCAAACCTTGTGTTGGACAAACTTCACTTAAAATACATCCTTACGCATTTCAGAACCTTAATAAATTGTTGGAGCTTAACCTGGGAAATGCCTCTCTGACGTCAGTATCAAGTTTGTGGTTTCTAAACACAACTCGTCTAAAAGTGTTAAACCTTGCAAGGAACTATTTGGTGAAGGAAATGGCATCAGCAGATTTTTTAGTTCATTTACCTTACCTTCAAAAACTGGATTTATCATTCAATTATGAGATAAGAAAGTATTTCAAATATATAAATCTTTCAGATAACTTTTCAAAATTATTATCCCTCCAAGAGTTGCATATAGAAGGTTATGTCTTTCAAGAAATTACAAGTAATAACATTGCACCGCTATCACATATAAGCACACTGAATATCATTAATTTTGGAGTAAATTTTATTAGGCAAGTTGATTTGAAAGTGTTTCAGAAATTCAAAAACTTAACACTGATATACTTGTCTGACAACAGAATATCCCCATATTCTGAGAGAGGTAATCAAAGCAGAAGATTTAAAAGATCTACCAGTCAAAACATTCAACGACGTTCCACCAATGATGATGTTGTACATACGGCATCTTTTACAGAAACTGTTAACTGGTCTGGTCAAATCATTAAACCCTTGTGTAGTTTATATGGAAAAACTTTAGATCTTAGTTCGAACAGCATTTTCTATATAGCTCCAGAAGAATTTAGTTCATTATCAGATGTAGCATGTGTGAATTTGTCCCACAATTACATTGACCAAAATTTAAATGGGACAGAATTTATCTACTTATCAAATGTAACATATTTAGATCTTTCATATAATAAATTAGATTTTGACTCTTCTACTGCCTTTAAAGAATTGCCAAAGCTAAAAGGTTTAGATTTGAGTCACAACAGCAAATATTTTGTTGAGGCGGCCGTGACTCATAATTTACAATTTATTCATAATCTTCCCAGTCTAGAGGTGTTAAATTTAAGCTGGAATGGAATCTCCACTTTAACAGAGTATGAAATGAACAGTATCTCCCTAAAAGAGTTACGGTTTTCAGGGAACCGTTTGGATGTGATGTGGAGTAACTGGAACCAGCGTTATTTAGATATTTTTAAGAACTTTACCAATCTTAGTATCCTCGATTTATCTAGAAATAGgcttgtaacacttccagagaaaataGTTGCCAACTTTCCGGCAAACCTAACTGAACTATATTTAAACCATAATATAATATCATTTTGGGAGTGGAAAACATTGGAGTACATTCAATATCTGGAGCTTCTTGACCTCAGCTATAATAGGTTGACAACGCTATATAATGGCATCTACAAGTATACATCATCTTTGCAGAGACTTCTGCTCAGCAACAATCTAATTTCAAGCTTGCCAGACGGGTTTCTTTATAAAGCTTACAGCCTTACTGCACTTGACTTGAGCTACAACCATATTCAGAACATAAACAAATCAGTATTTTTATTTGGGAAGTATAACTATCTAAAAGTACTGTGGGTGAAAGGAAATCCATTTGATTGTACCTGCGAAATTGTTGACTTTTTACAGTGGATCAGAACAAATAATGTTACTATTCCTCTATTGGCCACTGATGTCAGATGTGCTGTTCCAGATTATAGAAAGGCAAAAAGCATTATATACTTTGATATACATGCATGTAGTCTAGATGCTACTTCTTTGATGCTTTTCTTTATGTCATTTTCTGCTATTGTTCTTATAATTATATTATCAACTATGAAACATTTATTTTACTGGGATGTATGGTATGTATACCATTGGTGTatggcaaagctgaaacttaacaaAGTCCGTAATTCAGAAAAGCTATATGATGCATTTATCACGTACGATGAGACAGACCCAGCAGTGACTGACTGGGTTTTTAATGAACTATGTTATCAGTTGGAGGTCAAAGGAGAAAAACACATACTTCTCTGCTTAGAAGAAAGAGACTGGGAGCCGGGAAAAGCGGTTATTGATAATATTATTGAAAGCATTAACCAAAGCAAAAAAACAGTATTTGTGCTAACTAAAAAATATGTGAAGAGTGGAAAGTTCAGAACAGCATTTTACTTGGCGATGCAAAAATTGATGGATGAGAATATGGACGTGATTGTCATTGTACTATTGCAGCCTGTTCTTCAGCAATCTCAGTATCTGAGACTCAGGAAAAAAATATGCTCAAGCTCAATTTTGGAATGGCCCAAAAATCCTCATGCAGAAGATTTTTTCTGGCaaacaatgaaaaatgttttagtgACAGAAAACAGCAGCAGGTACAATAACTTGTACACAGCGTCTGTCGCAACTTAG